Part of the Tistrella bauzanensis genome is shown below.
GTGGCGTGTCGTCGGGCACCGCCACCCTGAAGGACGCGATGAACGAGGCGCTGCGCGACTGGGTGTCGAATGTCGACGATACCTTCTATTGCATCGGCACGGCGGCCGGCCCGCATCCCTATCCGATGATGGTGCGCGATTTCCAGTCGATCATCGGCGAGGAAGCCCGCGCCCAGGTGCTGGAGCGCGAGGGCCGGCTGCCCGATCTGCTGGTGGCCTGCATCGGCGGTGGATCGAACGCCATCGGGCTGTTTCACCCGTTCCTCGACGATCCCGCCGTGCGGATGATGGGTGTCGAGGCGGCCGGCCATGGCATCGACAGCGGCGCGCATGCGGCCTCTCTGGCCGGCGGCACCCCTGGTGTGCTGCATGGCAACCGCACCTATCTGCTTCAGGATGCCGACGGCCAGATCCAGAACGCCCATTCGATCTCGGCCGGGCTCGACTATCCCGGCATCGGCCCGGAGCATTCCTGGCTGCGCGATATCGGCCGGGTGGAATATACCGCGATCACCGATGACGAGGCGCTCGATGCCTTCAAGCTGTGCGCGCGGCTGGAAGGCATCCTGCCGGCGCTGGAGCCGGCCCATGCGGTGGCCCAGGTGATCAAGACCGCGCCGACTCTGGGGCGCGACGCCATTCTGGTGATGAACATGTGTGGCCGCGGCGACAAGGACGTCTTCACCGTCGCCGAAGCGCTGGGAGTGGATCTGTGAGCGCCCTGACCGATAGCCTGCCCGTTTCCCCCGCCGCGTCACCGGCTGCGTCTTCGGCCGCCCTGGCCGGCGGCAGCGCCCGCATCGACCGGCGCTTCGCCAGCCTGAAGGCCGAAGGCCGCGCCGGTCTGGTCACCTTCGTCACCGCCGGCGATCCGGATCTTGAAACCGGCGCCCGGGTCATGGCCGAACTGGCCATGGCCGGCGCCGACGTGATCGAGCTGGGCGTGCCCTTCACCGACCCGATGGCCGATGGCCCGGCGATCCAGCGCGCCGGATTGCGCGCGCTGGCCGCCGGCGTGACCATGGTCAAGGTACTCGATATGGTCCGCGATTTCCGCCGGACCGACACCGACACCCCGGTCGTGCTGATGGGCTACTACAACCCGATCTATGCCTATGGCCCGGAACGCTTCGCAGCCGATGCCATCGCCGCCGGTGTCGACGGATTGATCGTGGTTGATCTGCCGGCCGAGGAAGAGGACGAACTGGTCCGCTTCACCGACCCGGCGGGTCTGGCGCTGGTCCGGCTGGTGGCACCGACCACCTCGGCCGAGCGTCTGCCCCTGGTCGTGGGCCGGGCGAGCGGCTTCCTCTATTATGTCTCGATCACCGGCATCACCGGCACGGCCGCCGCCGATATCTCGAAAGTGGCGCCGTCTGTCGCCAGAATTCGCGCGGCAAGCGAATTGCCGGTCGCGATCGGCTTCGGTATAAGAACCCCTGAACAGGCGGCTGCCTTTGCCGCTATCGGTGACGCGGTCGTCGTCGGCTCGGCGATCGTGCAGGAAGTGGAACAGGCGGTGCTCGACGGCGCGCCCGCGACCGCCCCCGACCGGGTGCGGGCGCTGGTCAGCCGGCTTGCCGGCGGCGTGCGCGGCGCGGCCACGCCGGCCGCATCCTGACCGGTCCGTCCCCGATGATCCCATCCCTCTTGTCCGGCATCCGAACGGAGAGCCCCATCGCATGAGCTGGCTGTCGAACTTCGTCCGCCCCAAGATCCAGGCGCTGGTCCGCAAGCCCGAGACGCCGGACAATCTGTGGCACAAATGTCCATCCTGCGAGCAGATGATCTTCCACCGCGATCTGGTGGAAAACCTGCATGTCTGCACCCATTGCGGGCATCATATGCGGCTGCCCGCGAAGCAGCGGCTGGCGATGCTGTTCGACGACGGCGCCTATGACCGGATCGACACCCCCAAGGTGACCGCCGATCCGCTGCGCTTCCGCGACCGCAAGCGCTATACCGACCGTCTGCGCGAGGCCCAGGCCAAGACCGACGAGGCCGATGCCATCCAGGTGGGCGAGGGCCGGATCGGCGGCGTGCCTGCGGTGTGTGCGGTGTTCGATTTCGAGTTTCTCGGCGGATCGATGGGGCTTGGCGTCGGCGAGGGGCTGGTCAAGGCGGCGGCGGTGGCGGTGCAGAAGAAGCGGCCGCTGATCGTGTTTCCGGCATCGGGCGGCGCCCGCATGCAGGAAGGCGCGCTGTCGCTGATGCAGATGGCCCGCACCACAGTGGCGGTCGACCGGGTGAAGGAGGCCGGCCTGCCCTATATCGTGGTGTTCACCGACCCCACCACCGGCGGTGTCACCGCATCCTTCGCCATGATCGGCGATATCCATATCTCCGAGCCCGGCGCGCTGATCGGCTTCGCCGGCCAGCGGGTGATCGAGAGCACCATCCGCGAGGCGCTGCCCCAGGGCTTCCAGCGCGCCGAATACCTGATGGAACACGGCATGCTCGACATGGTCGTGCCGCGCAAGGAGCTGAAGGCCACGCTGGCGCGGACGCTGAAGCTGCTGCTGAAGCTGCCGCATGTGGCGCCGCGCCCCGGCACCGCCATCGACCAGCCCGAGCGGGCCAGCGGCAGCGTCACCACCCGCACCGTCACGCCGTCGAAGGTGCCGTCGGGCAAGGATGCCATGGCGAAGCCCGGACCCGCGGCCACCAAGCCGGTGCCCGCCGGCCAGGCCGAGGGCAAGCCCGCGGATGGCAAGGCCGTGGCGCGCGCCGAAACGGCGCCGGCCGCCCCGGCCCCGGCTGACCCCAAGGCGGGCTGACCCCGCGCCCACGCAAGGCCCCCCTCTTCTGCAAGCCCCGCCGTCGCAGCCGGAACCGTCGTCATGGACCAGAGCGCACAGATCCTGGACCGGCTGGGCCGGCTGCATACCACTGAAATCGAGCTGGGTTTCGGGCGCATCCGCCGCCTGCTGGCCGATCTGGGCGATCCGCAGGACCATCTGCCGCCGGTGATCCATATCGCCGGCACCAATGGCAAGGGATCGGTGGTGGCGGCCCTCGGCGCCATCGCCCGTGCCGCCGGGCTGCGGGCGCATGCCTATACCTCGCCGCATCTGGTGCGGTTCCATGAACGCATCGCGCTGGCGGGTCAGCCGATCGCCGAGGCCGATCTGGTCAGGCTGCTGCTGCGGATCGAGGCGGTGAATGCCGGCCGGCCGATCACCTTCTTCGAGATCACCACGGCCGCCGCCTTCCTGGCCTTCGCCGAGGCGCCGGGCGATCTGGTGATCCTGGAAACCGGGCTGGGCGGCCGGCTGGACGCCACCAATCTTGTGGCGCGGCCGGCGGCGGTGGGCATTACCCGCATCGCCTTCGACCATATGGAATTCCTTGGCGACACGCTGGCGCTGATCGCGGCCGAGAAGGCGGCGATCCTGAAGCCCGGCTGCCCCGCCGCCACCGCCGACCAGCACCCTGCGGCCGGTGCCGTGATCCGTGCCGCGGCCCAGGCCGCGGGTGCGCCGCTCGTTGAAGGCGGCCGCGACTGGCAGGCGGCCATTCGGGGGGGTGACATGCCGGGGGCCGGCCGGCCGGCGGTCGTTGGCGGCCCTGCCGCCGGTCTTGTGATCGAAGGCGGCCCTGCCGCCGGGGACTGGCCGGCCCCGGCGCTGGCCGGCGATCATCAGGCCGGCAACATGGCGCTGGCGCTGGCGCTGGCCCGCATCGCCGGCTTCGCCGTGCCCGGCCTTGCCCCGATGGCCGATGAAGCCGCCATGGCCGAAGGCCTGCGCCGGGTGGTTCATCCCGGTCGCCTGCAACCGGTGACCGATGATCTGCACCGGGCGCTGCCGGCGCTGGACCCCGCCCGCCGTCACCGGATCTGGATCGATGGCGCCCATAATCCCGATGCCATGCAGGCGCTGGCCCGCCAGATCGCCGGCCCGTGGTCGGATGCGCCGGTGCTGATGGTGCTGGGCCTGCTGGCGCGCAAGGATGCCGATGCCGTGCTCGACAGTCTGGCACCGCTGGGCAGTGCCATCCGGCTGCGCATGGTGCCGGTGCCCGGCGGCCCGGGTCATGATCCGGAGCATCTTGCCGCCGCCGCCCGCGCGCGCGGCCTGGATGCCGCCGCCGCCGCCGACTGGCGCCAGGCCGTCGGCGATGCCGCCGGCGACCCGCCATCGCGCATCCTGATCTGCGGCTCGCTCTATCTGGCCGGCGCGGTTCTGGCGGCGGTCGATGCACCGCGCCCGGCGGCGATATCCGCCGCCTGACCATCCGTCCCGCCCCATCTGCCGTCCACAATCCGACACGCGAAGGAACTCTGCGTCGTGACCGTCATCGAAACCCGTCTGGTCGATCTGGACCA
Proteins encoded:
- the trpB gene encoding tryptophan synthase subunit beta; this encodes MSHTPNTFRAGPDEHGRFGLFGGRFVAETLMPLILELEQAYDAARRDPSFAAEMALFQRDYVGRPSPLYLAERLTEHLGGAKIYLKRDELNHTGAHKINNVLGQLLVAKRMGKKRIIAETGAGQHGVATATMCARLGMDCVVYMGDTDIVRQKPNVFRMRLLGAEVRGVSSGTATLKDAMNEALRDWVSNVDDTFYCIGTAAGPHPYPMMVRDFQSIIGEEARAQVLEREGRLPDLLVACIGGGSNAIGLFHPFLDDPAVRMMGVEAAGHGIDSGAHAASLAGGTPGVLHGNRTYLLQDADGQIQNAHSISAGLDYPGIGPEHSWLRDIGRVEYTAITDDEALDAFKLCARLEGILPALEPAHAVAQVIKTAPTLGRDAILVMNMCGRGDKDVFTVAEALGVDL
- the trpA gene encoding tryptophan synthase subunit alpha, whose translation is MAGGSARIDRRFASLKAEGRAGLVTFVTAGDPDLETGARVMAELAMAGADVIELGVPFTDPMADGPAIQRAGLRALAAGVTMVKVLDMVRDFRRTDTDTPVVLMGYYNPIYAYGPERFAADAIAAGVDGLIVVDLPAEEEDELVRFTDPAGLALVRLVAPTTSAERLPLVVGRASGFLYYVSITGITGTAAADISKVAPSVARIRAASELPVAIGFGIRTPEQAAAFAAIGDAVVVGSAIVQEVEQAVLDGAPATAPDRVRALVSRLAGGVRGAATPAAS
- the accD gene encoding acetyl-CoA carboxylase, carboxyltransferase subunit beta gives rise to the protein MSWLSNFVRPKIQALVRKPETPDNLWHKCPSCEQMIFHRDLVENLHVCTHCGHHMRLPAKQRLAMLFDDGAYDRIDTPKVTADPLRFRDRKRYTDRLREAQAKTDEADAIQVGEGRIGGVPAVCAVFDFEFLGGSMGLGVGEGLVKAAAVAVQKKRPLIVFPASGGARMQEGALSLMQMARTTVAVDRVKEAGLPYIVVFTDPTTGGVTASFAMIGDIHISEPGALIGFAGQRVIESTIREALPQGFQRAEYLMEHGMLDMVVPRKELKATLARTLKLLLKLPHVAPRPGTAIDQPERASGSVTTRTVTPSKVPSGKDAMAKPGPAATKPVPAGQAEGKPADGKAVARAETAPAAPAPADPKAG
- a CDS encoding bifunctional folylpolyglutamate synthase/dihydrofolate synthase translates to MDQSAQILDRLGRLHTTEIELGFGRIRRLLADLGDPQDHLPPVIHIAGTNGKGSVVAALGAIARAAGLRAHAYTSPHLVRFHERIALAGQPIAEADLVRLLLRIEAVNAGRPITFFEITTAAAFLAFAEAPGDLVILETGLGGRLDATNLVARPAAVGITRIAFDHMEFLGDTLALIAAEKAAILKPGCPAATADQHPAAGAVIRAAAQAAGAPLVEGGRDWQAAIRGGDMPGAGRPAVVGGPAAGLVIEGGPAAGDWPAPALAGDHQAGNMALALALARIAGFAVPGLAPMADEAAMAEGLRRVVHPGRLQPVTDDLHRALPALDPARRHRIWIDGAHNPDAMQALARQIAGPWSDAPVLMVLGLLARKDADAVLDSLAPLGSAIRLRMVPVPGGPGHDPEHLAAAARARGLDAAAAADWRQAVGDAAGDPPSRILICGSLYLAGAVLAAVDAPRPAAISAA